Part of the Natronobacterium gregoryi SP2 genome, TGGGCTGGTGTTTGGAACAAACTCCTCGATGTGAGAAGCGATATCTGCTGAGTCCGATTGTGAAGCAACGTGATCGAATTCGAAAGTGACTCGCCGTTCATCACGTGCACCTTTTTCAAACAGCAGTTCCCCATACGCGTATCCAGTGAGTGCCAGATCCCAATCCGGTGGAAAACTGACGTCTTGGTACAATAAATACTGGTCAGTTAGTGTTTGAAGTTGCTCGCGAGTGAATTTGGCATACCCAAATTCTGTATCGTCATTCTCAACGAGACAGTCGATAAATCGGCGTTTCTGTGTATTGGTGAGGTCTGACCATTTTGCCTCTTCTACGTCCTGGACATCCCGGACAGTCTTTTTAGAACACCGTCCGGCCTGGATCATATCACCAAAAACAACAGCGACAACAACAACGTCACAGTGACCGTTGATAAGGCTCCGAAAATGGCCAGAAACGTCACCGAATCCCTGCATTTAGCCGATCGAATAATCGAATCGAACTGATATAAGTCTGGCGAGAACTCAACAAATTATTGTCCAACCCTTCTTGAGCGAGGCATGTCGCGATTTCCTGCAGAAGGCTTGTTATCCTCGAGTCAGCTGTTCTGTGCATCCTCGATCGCCGTCTCGAGATCGAGGCCGTGATCTAACTCGCCACGATCGTCATCGACGTCGTTCGCGATGATGCCGCCTTCTTCCTCGAGGCTACCACCGTCGTCGGAGTCGTCCTGGTCACCGACGTCGCGAACGCCCAGCTGCTCGCAGTGCTCAACGAACTCCGCGGCACCCATCGCCTCGAGTTGCTCGACGGCGATTGCCCAGGCGACTGCTTGGAAGTGGCGGTACTGCTCGGGCTCGAAGTCCTGCTGAATCCGGCACTCGTACTGTAGCCGTGCCCAGACGTCGTCGACGCGTTCGGCGAGCGCTGGATAGAGATACGTCGGATACTCGTTCCAGTGCTCTTTGATCGGCGTCGCGAGCCGCGGATCGGACGGCCCGGACGGTTCGGACGGGTCGACTGGGTCAGACGGCTCGGACAGTTCGGATGGTGCCGACGACCCGTCTGCCGTTGGTTCGGACGGGTCGGACGTCTCGGACGTCCGAGACATCCGAGGTGTCCGTGACGTCCGAGACGGATCAGATGGGTCCGACGAACCGTCAACGAGGTCCTCAAGGTCGTCAGTCATCACAATCCACCGTCCTGATCAGCGCTTGCGTTTATTTGCTGAATTCCATACTCGACAAGCTCGCCAGACGTCACATTGTAGCGGCTTAGAATCTCATTCTTTTCCAGGTCACCGTGGTACTCTGAGTGAAGTTCGACTAGATTTGCCACTGCTTCGATCAACCAGTCGTTGCTATCCGACGGTTGTGCTCCATTTTCATGCACCGCATCATGGCAATCTCGACAAAGGTAGCAGCCCTGTTTATTATCGCCATAGCGCCAATGGTGGAAATCCAATTCAGTATCGGTTTCCCCGCAGAGTGGACAAGATTCAGGTTCATCTAAAAAGTCTGAGTCGATTGGGTCTCGAGGCTCAAATCCGGCAGCAGAAACAGCCTCATTCCAGCTACCAAATCTCAGTCTATATGACCGGCTATAGTACTCCCCACACTCGTCCATTTGAGCTTTTGTTGGTGGAGTATTACGCGTTTTCTTGTTCAGCTCACGAATGGCTTCTAAGAGATCTTCGTCGGGTATCCGGTTCAAAGACTCGTCACCTCCACTCTGCTCGGTGTAGTTGAGTTCTGGTACCCACTCGGAATCTGGGAACCAGCGATAGCCTTAGCGCTACTCATCGGGATCTCCTTGCATCTGTTCGACTTCGTTCTGGAGCGCCCGCTCGAGCGACCGGCAGTTGTCGACCATCTCGGTGACAGTCTCGTGCTTCGCTTCGTCGAGCCCCGCAGCGGGGATCTGCTGCAGTACAGCCAGTGCGTCACGAGCTTTCGCGAGGGACTGTTCGCGAACTTCGAGGTCGGTGAGTGGCTCGTTAGTCATCGGGATCACGCTCCTCGCAGACGACGTCGCGGAGTTCCTCGAGGAGATCGGGATGGTGTTCTTCGAGGACGTCGATGTCTTCAGTCAGCTCTTCCTCAATCCGCCTTCGGACACGTGACGTCGCTTGATATCGGCGGTCGTCGCCGTGCTCACCAGCGATCTGGTCACGTTCGGTTTCCGTAAGGAGCGCCCGGGTCTTCGCCATGCGGCGTCCTTCGGTCGTTCTGGTTGTAATATTTGCTCACCTCTACTCGCATACTACTTAGCGTATCTCCTAATAGTTATCGAATGCTCTAATGTTAGCGAAAATGCTAACCTTTATAGTGTTAGCAAATACACTAACTACTGAGCACGGGGCGCTTCGGAAAATCTGAGGCCGGTGTTGCAGCACCGACCCCCGTGCCTTCGGAGAAAGGCAATGTCGACTACGACTACCACGCAAAAGACGGTTGTGGAAGCACAGAACTACGAACTCGAGACAGTCGCAGGCGGAACACTCGTCTTCGAACCAGTCACGGAGTACCGCGAGACGCTCGGTCGTGCGACGCAGATCGGCCGCCGACTCGTCGGCGTCGTCGGTGTCAACGACTGGGATGCGATCCGCTCCGAACTCGCCCGCCGCGGCCACGGTGCCGGACTCGTTCACCAGCTCGAGGAGTTCGACGGCATGGAGGTCCGCCGATGACGGTCATCACCGCGAGCGACCTCGCCGACGATCCAAGCGAAGAGGACCACATCCAGGCCGACGCCCTCGAGCAAGAGCGCGCGAAGGCGACGGTCGACCCGCGTTCGCGGTCGGTCGTCGCGACGGACGGCGGCCAGGAGTACGAGTTCCCGCAGCTACACATCGGCGATCACGTCACCGATCTCGAGGACTCGGATGCGACGATGCTCGTCGTCGGACTCCCCAGCGAGACCGCCGGCGAGTACGAATTCCGCGAGGGCACCACCGTCGCGGATGCGAACCCCGACTACCCCGTGGACGACGACGTCGTCCTGGTCGTGTTCCCGCAGCGGACCGACGTCGCGATCGACCCGTTGACGAAGTACTCCTACCCACGGTCCCGGCTGAAACTCGAGACGGAGATCCATGATCGCGACGATGGTGAGGGAGGTGAGGCGTGATGGGACGCGTCGAGAAACGCGTCAAGAAGTTGGCTCGAGAGCGCAGCGATCAGTTCGAGTCCGTGCTTTGCGGTAACCGCGTTCACGAATCGATCGACATGCAGCACCAGCACGGCCGAGACCTACGCGAGCTGATCGAGATCGTCGAAGACGCCTACGTGCTGGCCGAACGGCGGCGGGCAAACCCGGGGTTCGATGATCCTGTTCGCGGGTCGGCGTTCGACGCTGCCGAGTCGCTCACCGAGCACGTCGACGAACTCGTCGACGAAGTGGTCGCCGCAGCGCTGGCCGACGTCCTCGAGCACGGCGACAACTGGACCGACGTCTGGGACGAGGAAGACGTCGAGGCCGCGAAAGAAGAGGCGCGTGAGTGGCTCCAGAACCACGAAGCTGCAGTCGACCGGGCCGGCGTCGGCGAGGTGTTCGAGTGATGGCGGTCGCGACCACCGATCAGGACACCGTCGACGCCGACGTCGACGAGCTCGACGAGCGAGCGCTCACCGAATACCTGACCGTCCTCGAGGACCAAGGCCGCGTCCGCGGCTGTCCTGACCTCTACTTGGTCGTTTCCGAGAGCGGCCGGGAGTACCTCGTCAACTCGCAGCCATGGGCGTGCGAGTGCGCCGACCACCAGTACAGAGACCGACTCTGTAAGCACATCCGGCGTGTCGCGTTCGCGATCGGCGAGCGACCAGTCCCCCGTTCGTTCGACCAGGACGATGTCGCCGGTGAACTCGGTGAGCACGTCGACGTGAGCCCGAGGTGGTCGCGGTGAGTATCACGACGAGCCGTCTCGCCGAGGCTGCGACCGCCGTCCGCCGGCATCCGACCGTCCAGAGCGTTCGCGTGACCGAAGATCGGAACGGCACTCGCACGCTCGAGGCTGTCCTGGTGGCTGGCATGGACCGCGTTCCACCGGGCGTGCTGTCGCGGCTCGGCGAGTACGACTGCGGGATCGCCAGCGTCCAGCCGCAGGGATCGCAGCTGGTCGTGGAGTTGGCGTGATGCCGGGCGAACGACCGTCACGGGATGCGCTCGCTCCTGATACGGAGTACCGAGTCGTTCGCAGCGAGACGTCAATCGACGTCGACGGGTTCCGGAAGGGCGAGCCGACCGGCGAGATCGAGTGCCTCGAGTGCGGCAGGTCGCACATGAACATCGACGAGATTCCACATCGCGAAGACTGCTCGCAGCGCTGGGCCAAGACGGATTACTGGCGCGAACGCTTCCTCGAGTAACCCCTTCTCAGGTTCCTGTTCTGTTGACTATTCGGAACTGCAAGTAGTCTTTTTACCCGACGTAACCGTCGATGAGAATATGATTGCTGATCCGCAGGTCTTCGACGACGGGTACGACGGCGTGGAACTCCTCCATCGCGGCGGCGAGATGGATGAGGTCCTCCGGCGGATCGCGGCCACCGACGGCGTCCTCATCTCCGGGCCGAGCGGTGTCGGGAAGACGCTTTTTGCTCGGAAGGTGATCGACGAACTCGGCCGGGTCGAACCGGTTGCGCATGCGCACGTCAACTGTCTCGGGAAGACTACCGCGGCCGTCCTTCGAGCCGTTCTCGAGGACCACCCCTACGGACCCGACGATGTCCGGCAGACGATGGCAACCGACACTGTTCGCGACGAACTCCAGGCGGCCACCGAGGAGCGGGAGACGGTCATCGTCCTGGACGAAGGGGACGACCTCCCCGAGACCGATGCCGTCGGCGAGCTCCTCGAGTTGGATGCGAAGCTGATTGCGATCACGCACGATAAACGGCGGTGGCTCTCGCGGTTGGACGTCGACGATGGCCACCCGTTCGATCGCGGCACGATCTCGCTCGGCCGCTACGGCGTCGATGAACTCACCGAGATCCTTGAGCGACGAGCCCGCCAGGGCTTCCATCACCCGGACGTCATCACACGAGGGCAACTCGAGTATATCGCTGACGAGGTCGCCGGCGTCGCCCGGAACGGCATCCAGCGACTGTGGGGAGCGGCCGTCGAGGCCCGCGACCGCGGGCACGTCCGTATTCACGACGAGGACATCGAACGTGGTGAGGAACGCGCGTGGCGGCGCATCCGTGAGTTGAACCTCGAGTCGCTACCGACCCACCATCAGGTGTTGTATGCGATCGTTCACGAGGCTGGCGCGATCTCCGGTGACCGGCTGCACGAACGCTACGAGGAAGTCGCCGCCGACGTCTATCACGGGACGGCCGCGCAGCCGATCGGGAGGCGAGCGCGCCGTGAGAAGTTCCCGAAACTTCGGGAGTACGACCTCGTCGAGTACGAGGGGCCGACCAGGAGTCGGGTGTACGAAGTCGCGGATCCGGACGTCGAGCCGAAGGTAGACCTCCCGTAATCTGGTGGTATTCTCTGCGTATTATTCGGAACTGCAAGTCGATTTAAAGGGTCTATCCCATGAAGCTGTGACTGTCATGTCGACTGATACCAGACGGATCGACGTGGATCTGCGGGACGATCTCGACCAGGAGGTCCCACCAGACATCCCGACCGAAGCAAGCCTCGAGGTCGCCTACGGCGAGGGCAGTCGACGGACAGTCACCATTGAACACGGCCAGGATGAGTGGACGCTCGAGTTCGAAGACGGACAGTGTGTCGACCGCGACCCAGCGACACGGCCGCTTCCGCAGTGGATCAACGACGCGCTGGACCTGGTGAGTGGGGAGCTGAGGTAAATTATGCTACGCCTGATCGTTACCCTCATCGATGATCTCGATGGTGCGAACGTCGATAAGCTCAGCGCGTTCCTCGACGCGTTTCTCAAACTCGGGCCCCTCATCGTATTCGTCGATGAGGCGAAGGGTGGCCACTCCCTTTGGCGTGATCTCATAGAGGCCAGTGCCCTCGATCGGTCCAACTTTGCGGACAAGTCTGTAGTCGTGGAGCTGGGCCATTCGCTGATTGATGTAGTTGCGGCTCCGGTCAACATCCGATGCGATATTCGCGGCCAAATTACGACCCTCGGTCAACTTCTCGAGGACGAGCTTATCGGACGGGAGTTGGAGCCGCATTTGCTCGGGTTTGGTCATGGTCATATATGTTACCAACGGTATGGTAGCATAAAGAACCACTGTCACGGCAACAGCGCCACCTAAACAGCGGTAATGTTAAGTCGATCGAGTAAGAACTAATTAAGTGGAAGCCAGGTCCCTCTCGGGCGCTAAAAGTGCCCGGCGTGTCTCCAGCACGCCGGACGTGGCTTCCGAACCCGTGCGAGGGTTTCCGAAGCCATGCAAAACGAACATTCCGGGGTAAATGAATATTACCCCACAGACCGCGGAACAGCCGGCCGTCCGAGCGGCCGTGATAACTCTCCTGAGACCAGTAGCGCACAGAAAACGCCGCCGCACGAGCATGCGACGGCACGGACGGGAGGTTGTACAGGGCCGGCGACCCGTCCAGTCGAACAGTCCGACCGCGGCGCGGATAACGATACCGCTGTCCACCCCGACGACGTCGGCGTCGAACTCCTCAACTCGAATGACGACGACGTGATCATCGCCGGCGACGACGCCGAAATCCTCGACGGAGGTGACGCGTGATGTTGGAAGCAGCCCGACAATACTTCCGCGAGCAGCAGTACGTGGCCGAACTCCCGATCGTCGACATCGGCGAGTTCCTCCGGCACGATCGTCGGCGGGTCCTCGTTGACGTCCTGGCGGCAGCCGACGGCCAGCTGTCGGCTGACGAACTGGCGGAAACGATCACCACGACCGAACTCGAGACGCCACCCGCCGAACTCGACCAGGACGACCACGTCCGCGACGTCTACGTCTCACTGGTTCACGTCCACCTCCCGAAACTGGCCGAGATGGGTGTTGTCGAGTTCGATAGCGACGACGAAGTCGTCGAGCAGGGCCCGGCGTTCGATCACACCCAGCGAGTCCTCGAGGTTGTGCGAGGAGAAACCGACGGCACTGGAGGTGACGACTAACATGGCGTCCTACAACAGTCTGTACCCCGAGCCCGTCGAACTGGACGGGTCGAGCGGCCTCGAGTGGGAGTCCGTCGAGTGGGCTGACGAAGGCGCGTACGCCGACGCCAACCACGACGATCCCGACGAAGGCGAGCGTCGGTTCTACACGGTTGCAATCCGTCGCGGCCGTGGGAGTACGTCCGACGCTGCGTCGGTAGCCGTCTTGGGCGTCACTCGCGATCTCGAGTTCGGCCACGAATCGCGCTATCGAGCGACCTACGACGACAAGACCGGCGAGTGGACACTCACCGACCGCGACAGCATCCCGGCGTCAGTGTGCCGACGGCCATCCGCCGACTCGAGGATCCCTTCGGAGCGTCGCGAGCGTTACCGGACCGTCCTCGAGCGCGCCCACGATGTCGACAAGCCTGTCGCGGCCGACGGCGCTGGCTTCGAACGCGCCTCAGAACTTCGAGCCGACGGCGGCGAACCCGAATGCGGGAAACGCAGCTGCGACTCGACGGACACCGTCTCCTACGGGAGTCCCCGGGTCAAGGTCCGGTGCGAGCGCCACGCGCTCGAGGCCGTCGACGGGATCGGACCCAAGACTGCCGACCGCCTCTTCGAGGAGTTCGGCTCACTCGAGTCGATCTGTTACGCAGCCCGGTACCGACAGACGCAGATCGCCGGCCTCCAGGGGTTCAGTCCCGACTCGGCAGGCGACCTCGAGGACCGGCTCAAGTCGGCGGGGATCTGGCAGGACCCAGACACCGGAACCGCTACGGACGGCGGCGAGCGAGAAGCCGAGCTCGTCGACCGCGCTGTTCGCGAGGCCGTCCAACTCGTCGAGGCTGGCGACTCCCGATACGTCGCGGTCAACTATGTCGTCGACGAATACGACATCCACCATCGTCGCGACGACGTCCACGATCGCGTTCGCGAGCAAACTGGCCGCACGGTCGCGACCGATGGTGGACAGACCACCGACGATACTGAACGATCTGACGGCGAGAAGCTAATCGACGGTCTGAACGAGATGATCGAGGACTCGGCGCCAGACGACAAACACTGGTGCCCGAAGTGCGAGAAATACGGCGAGTTCGTGGTTCTACAGGCCGTTGAGCGCACACAATTCGGTGTGGAGAACGACGTGATCGGTTGTCCCGACTGTCGATACACGACCATCGACGCGACCGCGTGGCGTTCCATTGACGCGGATACTGATCGTGAGCTCGCGACAGATGGTGGTCGCGACATCGACTACGACGAGGTTCGCCAGGAGGTTCCGTTCTTCGTTCGGCGAGCGAACGCTCGCGGGGCGAAAGCCGCTCTCCATCTCCCGACCGAGGACGCCACTCGCGAGGACCTCGCAGTCCGGTGCCGGTACAACAACCGCGACGGCGTCTCGTGGCGCGTCCAGGAGACCGAATCGACGCCCGACTGGCAACTCGACAAACGCGCGTGTTCGGAGTGCTTCGGCCGATCCGACACGACGACGTCAAAGTACGGCCGCAGTCCCTCGGACGTCCTCGAAGAAGCCGGCTTCGACGTCGTCACCGACGGCGGCCGTCGCCTTGAGGGACGTCAGGCGTTCCTTTCCGGGGACGCACACTGGTGTGACATCTGCGAGGAACCGTTCGACACCCTCGCCGACCTGGTCCGGCACGATTGCGACGAAGAACCCGGCCAGGTCGCGATCGCCGACGGCTGTGGATCGGGATCACGCTCCTGGACGGGCCCCGGTGAGGTTCACGAACCGGAGGGTGGTCGCCGATGAGCTACATTGCCGAATGCGAGGCCTGCGGCGTGATCGAACGCGGCGACCTCGAGCAGGTCGGAGACGCCATCGACGATCACGAGCAGTTCCACGACGTCCAGGTCAAACGCGCCGCGACCGACGGCGGTCAGTGCGTGGGCGGTACTGAACGGTGCGAGGTTTGCGGAGAACCCCTCAACGGCGAGGGGAACTGTCCCGGAGTGCAAAAGATGCTCGGCGGGATCGAAGAACTCGAACGCCAGTCACTACACACGGCGACCGACGGCGGCGTTGACTTCCGTGCGTTCGACCGTGACGCCCTCGTCGATCTGGCAGCAGAGCGAATAGAGGACCAGCGGCGGGAACACCCCGAAAACGGCCGCGTCCGCGTTACGGAACTCGTGCGTACTATGCGGGAAATCGAGGAAGCGGCGGTCCTGAGCTGCGAACGCGACCTACTATCCCGTGACTTCGCTCTCGGGATGTGGACCGCACTAGCCGGTATTCGATACGACTTCGGGATCGAAGACTCCCGCTACGTCGACACGAAAAACGACTACCCGGGAGGTGAGCGGTGATGTTCTACCGCCTCCGCTTTCATCTCGCACGGGCGGTCGCCGTCGCGATCTGCGAACCCCAGATGCGACTCGGACGGCGCCGTCACGACAACTACTGCGACGAGTGCGGCGAGCACTGTGGTCGGTACTTCGCCGACAAGCTCGACTTCCCGCTCGACAACCTTGAGCCCGAAGCGACGTCGAAGTGGGAGAAGCTCCGGGCGATGTTCAACGCCGACTACATGCGGGTCTGTCTCGAGTGCAGCGTTGAACTCGAAGCTGCAGAGTCTGAGAACTCGACCGGAAACGAGGGGGGTGAGCAGGCGTGACCGACCGATACGTTGTCAACGTCGGGAACACGAAGGAACGCCTCCGAACTGTTCGGTGCCCGATCCCAGGATGCGGGGCACAATACGGAGTGGACTACCGCCAGTTCGCGAGCCATCTCCGGACCCATGACGCCGATGAACTCGGTGACGACCCCACGCCGATCTCGGCACCGACCGACCGGCGAGTCGCAACCGATGGCGGTGTGATCGAGCCGTCGACGGACACCGACCTCGAGGTTTTCGTCCCGAAACATGCGAAGAAACGCGTCTACCACACCGACCGTGGCTGTCGCTACCTCCCCGACGACAACGAGGACGTCCAACACTGGCCACTCGAGACCGCCGAATCATGGGGACTCCGCGAATGTAAATGCTGCCAGGACGATGAAAAACGGCATCCGCGGGACGAACCGACGCTCGCCCAACGCGTAAACTGCAACCACGGGGGTGGTGACGGTGACTAGCGGAACCGATCTCCGCCGGGTCGCCGACGTCGTCGACGCTCTGCAGGACGACACAGCAATCGACATTGACGGCGCCCAGGTTGTCGAGACGACCGACGACCAGATCCATGCCCAGCTGACCGTTGCGATCCCGCGGGGAACCGACCTCGAGGTCTTCGTCGGCGACCAAGAGGCAGGTGACGAGAACCTCGACGATCGTCTCGACGAAGACCCTGTCGAGGACGTCGGTGAAGGGGCGGATGACGACCAGCCAGACCCAGAGGACGAAGATGTCGACGCCGGCGACGACGGCGACGAGGAGTACTGGTGTGAGCGTTGTGGGTACGGGCCCTCGAGCGAGGCTGGCGTCGCACGCCACCACGGTCAGCAGCACGACGGAAGCGTCTCGATCGTCACCTCACCCCCCGATGATCCTCTAAGTGGCGAGGCCGAGGTCGCTGACGACCAGGACGAAGCCGACGACCTGACCCCAGAACACGTCCACGCGGAACTGCTCGCGATGGTCGAAGACGACGGCTACGACTGGGTTGCGGCCGGCCATCTTGCCGACCGGCTCGGATCGACCGGTCAGAAAGTCGGTCACCGGCTTCGGAAACTTCGCGAACGCGGCGATGTCGAGAAGCGTGAGAAGAACGCGGCCGCTGCTGTCTGGCAACCGACAGACGCCGACGTTCCTGAACCACCGGTCGCGAACGAAGACGAGGACGAAGACACCGAGGATGCGTTCATCTCGGCAGCAAACCGCACCAAAGGACCCGACGAAAGCGACGAAACCGGCGCCTCCACCGAGGACACCACCACCGAACCGGAGTCAACGTCAGAGGCAGAGGCACGTACCGGTGACCTCGAGGAGGACGCCGAGGCCGACGCGCCGGACCAGGACGCCGGCGCCGAGGATCAAAACGACGATGACGCTGAAACGTTCCCTCGCGAGTGTCACTGCGGAGCGACACTCGAGGACTCACTCGAGTTAGCGATTCATCGGACTGAAGCCCACGGTGTCCCGCAGTCCCAGTTCAACAACCTCGAGCCGGGCGAGTTCGAAGCGATCGTCAGAGACGCCGACAGCCTGCAGGATATCATCGACGAGACCGGCTGGAGCTCGACGAGGACGCTCCGGGTGATGGGGATCTACGGCCTCGGTGACGTCGTCGGTCCTGACGGGATCGAGTTCTCCGATCTGGGCGACTACGAGTTCGACGGCGTCGCGACCGTGTCCGAGACCGCGAGTGATCCGGCCGGCGACGACATCGATGACCCGTCGATGGCTGATCGTTCGGAACAGCGTGTCGCGAACGACGGCGGCGCGGTTGCGTTCACCGACTACAGCGCGTCGACGGGGACCACTGATACGCAGTGTCAGAACTGCGGGTCGCACGTTGACAAGCAGTTCGCGAAGGTGTTCGAACCCGAGAAGGAGGGTGCTCCCCGCTGCTGCCCGAACTGCGAGAATCTCGTTCGCGAGGGCGACGGGACGATTCGACCAGCCCGCAACGGAGGGGGTGCCTGATGTCCTGCGACGGTCGCGGACTCGAGCAGCAGTCCCAGCCCGAGGGCGTCTACTGCCCCCGCTGCAGCGGACAGGGCGAGTTCATCGACTGTCACGAGGAAATCTGTCACTGGAAGGGACAGTGCTTCCACGACGGAACCACCGAGTGCGAATTCTGCGACGGCTCCGGCCGCGTGTCGGCCCAGACGCGGAATCGGTACTACGCGAATCGTCTTGCTGACCGCGCCCAGCTGACGCCGTTGAAGACGATCGCACTTGGGGTTATCCTCGCACTTACGCTCTGGGTGACGCTCACGATCATCTACGGGGTGATCTACGCGTGAGCGTCCGGTTACCCGACGCCGACGTCGCCGAACGCGAACGCCGGCGTGCTGCGGATCTCTCGATCGGCGAAATCTCCGGCCATGTCGAGGACCGCTGGCCCAATCGCGCGCTCCTGGACGACGTCGACGTCGAGGAGGCTTGGACTGAGGCTAGCCCCGTCCACTATCCCAGCGCCCACCGTGGCGCTGTCGCCCGCTACCACCGTCGAACCGACACCGTACTGCTCGCCCGTCAGGGCGGGCTCGTGACGTGCATCGAGCTGATGGACCGCCCGTGGTCCGAGCGCATCTACATCCGAAACCAGGTGATCGACCAATGAGCCAAGCCAACTACGTCGAGAGCAACGACGATCTCGAACCCGACGACGGTATCGAAGCCCTCGAAGACCATCGTGAACTATTCGAACGAATCGCCGACTCCAATCTCCCCGCAGCCGAGCACTTCCAGCGGGCACTCGAGCGCGCCGAGTCCAAGGAAGGTGATGGCGATGTGTAGTTCAGTCCGGCAGGAGCAACTGTTTGAGCTCGGGATTCTCCTCGAGCGCCTTCCGAGCCTCGAGCATCTCCTCGGGTGTGACGTCGACGCCCTCGTCTTGGGCGCTTTCGGCGATACTCTCGGCGACATCGTCGTCGACCGCGTCGACCTTCTCGGTCGCCTCGAAGGAGAGCGCGTTGTGACACCACATGCAGAAGTCCTTATCACGGGGCGTGTCCCGGTGGCACCGCGGACATTCGATCGGCCCCGTCTGTTCGGGCTCCTCGCTTTCGACCTCGATTCCATGCAGTCGCGCGTACGCGTTCTCGTTGCTCTCTTCGCCGAAGCGAGCCATGTACCGGGAGGTGTGGTCGGATCCACGCTTCCGACCCTGCCGGTCTTCGATTCGAGCGGTGGAGAATCCCTGGGTTACGAGCCATCGAGTGTTCGCCTTCCGGAAGGCCGTCGGCGTGACATCCTTCGAGATGTCGACGCGCTCCGCAGCGTACTTGAAATAGTTCAGGAACGTGGGGTAGCTGGGCCGGTCGCTCGAGGAGAGTTTACTCCAGAGCCACGCTTGGTCGTCATCGCTGGCGGGATGCTCGTCGAGCCAGCGCTGGAGGTAGGGAACCGAGGAGATCAGGTGGACGGATCGTTCGCCTTCCTTGCCGTTGACGTGGATGCCGA contains:
- a CDS encoding DUF7563 family protein gives rise to the protein MTSGTDLRRVADVVDALQDDTAIDIDGAQVVETTDDQIHAQLTVAIPRGTDLEVFVGDQEAGDENLDDRLDEDPVEDVGEGADDDQPDPEDEDVDAGDDGDEEYWCERCGYGPSSEAGVARHHGQQHDGSVSIVTSPPDDPLSGEAEVADDQDEADDLTPEHVHAELLAMVEDDGYDWVAAGHLADRLGSTGQKVGHRLRKLRERGDVEKREKNAAAAVWQPTDADVPEPPVANEDEDEDTEDAFISAANRTKGPDESDETGASTEDTTTEPESTSEAEARTGDLEEDAEADAPDQDAGAEDQNDDDAETFPRECHCGATLEDSLELAIHRTEAHGVPQSQFNNLEPGEFEAIVRDADSLQDIIDETGWSSTRTLRVMGIYGLGDVVGPDGIEFSDLGDYEFDGVATVSETASDPAGDDIDDPSMADRSEQRVANDGGAVAFTDYSASTGTTDTQCQNCGSHVDKQFAKVFEPEKEGAPRCCPNCENLVREGDGTIRPARNGGGA
- a CDS encoding helix-hairpin-helix domain-containing protein, which encodes MASYNSLYPEPVELDGSSGLEWESVEWADEGAYADANHDDPDEGERRFYTVAIRRGRGSTSDAASVAVLGVTRDLEFGHESRYRATYDDKTGEWTLTDRDSIPASVCRRPSADSRIPSERRERYRTVLERAHDVDKPVAADGAGFERASELRADGGEPECGKRSCDSTDTVSYGSPRVKVRCERHALEAVDGIGPKTADRLFEEFGSLESICYAARYRQTQIAGLQGFSPDSAGDLEDRLKSAGIWQDPDTGTATDGGEREAELVDRAVREAVQLVEAGDSRYVAVNYVVDEYDIHHRRDDVHDRVREQTGRTVATDGGQTTDDTERSDGEKLIDGLNEMIEDSAPDDKHWCPKCEKYGEFVVLQAVERTQFGVENDVIGCPDCRYTTIDATAWRSIDADTDRELATDGGRDIDYDEVRQEVPFFVRRANARGAKAALHLPTEDATREDLAVRCRYNNRDGVSWRVQETESTPDWQLDKRACSECFGRSDTTTSKYGRSPSDVLEEAGFDVVTDGGRRLEGRQAFLSGDAHWCDICEEPFDTLADLVRHDCDEEPGQVAIADGCGSGSRSWTGPGEVHEPEGGRR
- a CDS encoding DUF7344 domain-containing protein, with amino-acid sequence MLEAARQYFREQQYVAELPIVDIGEFLRHDRRRVLVDVLAAADGQLSADELAETITTTELETPPAELDQDDHVRDVYVSLVHVHLPKLAEMGVVEFDSDDEVVEQGPAFDHTQRVLEVVRGETDGTGGDD
- a CDS encoding Cdc6/Cdc18 family protein, giving the protein MIADPQVFDDGYDGVELLHRGGEMDEVLRRIAATDGVLISGPSGVGKTLFARKVIDELGRVEPVAHAHVNCLGKTTAAVLRAVLEDHPYGPDDVRQTMATDTVRDELQAATEERETVIVLDEGDDLPETDAVGELLELDAKLIAITHDKRRWLSRLDVDDGHPFDRGTISLGRYGVDELTEILERRARQGFHHPDVITRGQLEYIADEVAGVARNGIQRLWGAAVEARDRGHVRIHDEDIERGEERAWRRIRELNLESLPTHHQVLYAIVHEAGAISGDRLHERYEEVAADVYHGTAAQPIGRRARREKFPKLREYDLVEYEGPTRSRVYEVADPDVEPKVDLP
- a CDS encoding DUF3800 domain-containing protein, producing MQGFGDVSGHFRSLINGHCDVVVVAVVFGDMIQAGRCSKKTVRDVQDVEEAKWSDLTNTQKRRFIDCLVENDDTEFGYAKFTREQLQTLTDQYLLYQDVSFPPDWDLALTGYAYGELLFEKGARDERRVTFEFDHVASQSDSADIASHIEEFVPNTSPKYKSSHSSPGIQTADCFAGAVAEDHKKDTDWIDSIDSDRIISCTETSLIQLENNLTSHDR
- a CDS encoding homing endonuclease associated repeat-containing protein; this encodes MNRIPDEDLLEAIRELNKKTRNTPPTKAQMDECGEYYSRSYRLRFGSWNEAVSAAGFEPRDPIDSDFLDEPESCPLCGETDTELDFHHWRYGDNKQGCYLCRDCHDAVHENGAQPSDSNDWLIEAVANLVELHSEYHGDLEKNEILSRYNVTSGELVEYGIQQINASADQDGGL